The genomic segment CAGCCTGTTTCTCAAACGCACCCAGGAGCCCCCAATGCCGCATCTCAAACCGTTCCGCCAGCTGGCCGCGCTGGTCCTCGGCGTCCTGCTCAGCACAACGGTGTTGGCCGAAACACGCACCATTGACAGCGCCTACGGGCCGGTCCAGCTCGAGGGCCACCCGCAGCGCGTCGTGGCGCTCGGCGACAACGCGCTCGATGCAGCCCTGTCGCTCGGCCTGCAACCGGTCGGTACGCTGGCCAGCCGCGGCGGCAGCGACGTGCCCGACTACCTCAAGGCCAAGGCTGGCGACATCGCCCTGGTCGGTACCGTCCGCGAGCCGAACCTTGAGGCCGTGCTGAGCCTGCAGCCGGACCTGATTCTTGCGTCCACCGAACTGCCGCGCGCGCAGTACGACAAGCTCAGCCTGATCGCACCGACCATCGTGCCCAAGGGCGGCTCGTTCCAGGACTGGCGCACGCTGTTCGGCGTCTATGCGCAGGCGCTCGGCGAGGCGGCAAAGGCCGATGAGCGCATCGGCGAGATCGATGCGCGCGTGGTCGCCCTGCGCAAGCAGCTGCCGGCCGACCAGCAGGTCAGCGTGGTGCGCTGGAACCCGCAAGGCCCGTTCCTGATGTCCAGCCGGCTATTCGTCGGCCAGCTGCTCGAGGCGCTCGGCTTCAAACCCAACACCCTGGCGACCGAAACCGAACGCCCGCACACCGACATCCTCAGCCTGGAAAACCTCGGCAAGGCCGACGGCGACTGGATATTCCTCGCCACGCTGAACCCCGACGGGAGCAAGGCGCTGGACGAGGCACGCGAGCAACCGGCGTTCAAGCGCCTCGAGGCGGTCAAGAACGACCACGTGGTCAGCGTCGACGGGCAGATCTGGAGCAGCAGCTCCGGCTATCTGGCCGCACAGCACGTGCTCGACGACGTGGAGCGAGCCCTGGCTGACTGATGCGCATGGCTCGTCTATCCCTGCCAACGGCGCTGCTCTTCGCAGCGCCGTTGCTGTTGCTGATGTGCCTGATCAGCCTGCTGCTTGGCGCCGGTGATCTCGGCGTCGGGCCGAGCCTGGCGGCGCTGCTGGGCGGCGGTGACGACGACGCCCGCTTCGTGGTGTTCGAACTGCGCGGGCTGCGCACCGAACTCGGCTTGCTGGTGGGGGTGGCCCTCGGTGCCGCGGGCCTGCTCTTGCAGACGGTCACGCGCAACCCGCTGGCCGAGCCCGGGCTGCTCGGCGTGAGCGCAGGCGCGTCGTTCGCCGTGGTGCTGGCGATCAGCCTCGGCGCGAGTGCCGGCAGCCTGAGTCTGATGGTTTCCGTGGCCGGGGCGATGATCGGTTGCGTGCTGGTACTGCTGGTCGAAGCGCGGTTGGTCGGGCGTTGCTCGATCCCGCTGCCGCTGATTCGGCCGCTGGCGGCGCTGGCACTCGGTGAGCGGGTCGCCAGCGGCCTGGGCCACCCCGATCGGCTTCTTCGGCCTGGTCGTGCCCTTTCTCGCGCGCCGTCTGGTGGGCAGCGACGTGCGCCGCACGCTGGCGCTGTCGGTCGTACTCGGGCCCTGCGTCGTACTGCTGGCCGACGTCCTGTCGCGCCTCCTGGTCCGCCCCTACGAACTGCCGGTGGGCGTGGTCACCGCATTCGTCGGCGCGCCGATTCTGATCGCGGTGGTGCGCAGCCATCGCTTGCCGACGCTGTGACATGAACACCATCACCCCCTCCCCGCTACAAGCGCCACCCGGGCACTGGCTGGTGCGTATCGGTGGTTTCCGTCTGCTGGTGCAGCGCCGCGGCTTGCTGGTCGGGCTTGGCCTGACGGTAGCGCTCGCGGTCGCGCTGCTCTGGCTGATGGCCGCCGGCACCGCGCTGACGCCCTGGCAGGCCTTGCAGGCTTCGCTGGGCAATGGGCGCGCGGCGCTGGGGGCTGCCGGCTGCCTGTTGCAGACGCTGGCGCGCAACCGCCTGGCGACGCCCGGGGTGATCGGCATCGATGACGGGGCGACCGCCTTGCCAACCAGCCTGGCGCCACCGATGCTGGCGCTGTCCGGCGCTACCACTGCGGCGGTGCTGACCTTCGCCCTGGCCATGGGCGCCGGCGGGCGGGGCTATAACCTGCTGCTGGCGCGCGCCGACATCGATGCGGCCAACGCCGCCTATCCATGGACGGTCGGCAGCCTCAATGCACGGCCGGCGCAATCGGTCTGGCTGCTCGCGATCGGCGTCGTCGTCGGCTTGCCCCTGGCCAAGCTGCTGGGTCACCCGCTGGCCTCGATGCGCTTTTCCGACAATGTCGCCACCGGCCTCGGCATCCATCTGTCTCGCATGCGCGTAGCAAGCCTGGCGCTGACCGTCTGGCTCACCGCGCTGGCCGTGGCAGTCGTCGGCCCGGTCGGGCTGACCGCCCTGGTCGCGCCTGAGACGGCGCGCTATCTGTGTCGCCAGCAGGGCGTGCCGATCCTGAATTCGGCGCTGGCCGGTGCCCTGCTGATGCTGATCGCCGATTGGGCCGGGCGCACGCTGCTCGCGCCAGTGGAGATCCCAGTGGGCATCATCATGGCGATCATCGGCGGCCCTTACCTGCTGTGGATCCTCCTACGCCAATCTTCCCGGACGCTGTCATGAGCGAAATTCCTTCCATCCTGATCGACGGTGCCCGCGCCGAGTCCCGTCTCGAAGCGCGCCAGCTGAGCATGGGCTATGGCGATACCGCGGTGCTGCGCGACCTCGATCTGCAGCTGCCCAGCGGCCAGGTCACCGCCATCGTCGGCCCCAACGGCTGCGGCAAATCCACGCTGCTGGCGGGACTGGCGAGGCTGCACAAGCCCAGCGCTGGCGCCGTGCTGCTCAATGGCGAGGCGATCAATCGTCTGCCAACCCGGGAGGTCGCGCGCCAACTTGCGCTGCTGCCGCAGGACGCCAGCGCGCCGGACGGACTGACTGTCGCCGAACTGATCCGCTTCGGTCGCCAGCCCCATCAGCGCCTGCTGCACCAGTGGAGCGAGCGCGACCAGGCGATCGTCGAGGCGGCGCTGCAGGTCGCCAACCTCACCGAACTGGCCGACCGCCCGCTGCAGTCGATGTCCGGCGGCCAGCGCCAGCGCGCCTGGATCGCCATGGCCATTGCCCAGGACACCCCGCTGCTGCTGCTCGACGAACCGACGTCGGCGCTGGACCTGGGCCATCAGATCGAGGTGTTCGAGCTCATCCGCCAG from the Stutzerimonas stutzeri genome contains:
- a CDS encoding ABC transporter substrate-binding protein; this encodes MPHLKPFRQLAALVLGVLLSTTVLAETRTIDSAYGPVQLEGHPQRVVALGDNALDAALSLGLQPVGTLASRGGSDVPDYLKAKAGDIALVGTVREPNLEAVLSLQPDLILASTELPRAQYDKLSLIAPTIVPKGGSFQDWRTLFGVYAQALGEAAKADERIGEIDARVVALRKQLPADQQVSVVRWNPQGPFLMSSRLFVGQLLEALGFKPNTLATETERPHTDILSLENLGKADGDWIFLATLNPDGSKALDEAREQPAFKRLEAVKNDHVVSVDGQIWSSSSGYLAAQHVLDDVERALAD
- a CDS encoding FecCD family ABC transporter permease; the encoded protein is MNTITPSPLQAPPGHWLVRIGGFRLLVQRRGLLVGLGLTVALAVALLWLMAAGTALTPWQALQASLGNGRAALGAAGCLLQTLARNRLATPGVIGIDDGATALPTSLAPPMLALSGATTAAVLTFALAMGAGGRGYNLLLARADIDAANAAYPWTVGSLNARPAQSVWLLAIGVVVGLPLAKLLGHPLASMRFSDNVATGLGIHLSRMRVASLALTVWLTALAVAVVGPVGLTALVAPETARYLCRQQGVPILNSALAGALLMLIADWAGRTLLAPVEIPVGIIMAIIGGPYLLWILLRQSSRTLS
- a CDS encoding ABC transporter ATP-binding protein gives rise to the protein MSEIPSILIDGARAESRLEARQLSMGYGDTAVLRDLDLQLPSGQVTAIVGPNGCGKSTLLAGLARLHKPSAGAVLLNGEAINRLPTREVARQLALLPQDASAPDGLTVAELIRFGRQPHQRLLHQWSERDQAIVEAALQVANLTELADRPLQSMSGGQRQRAWIAMAIAQDTPLLLLDEPTSALDLGHQIEVFELIRQLAAAGKTVVMVVHDLASACHYADHLVAMQNGRVIAEGVPNEVVTPELVHALYGVHCTLLRDPVHGSPIIAGVTRLPKAAP